One Octopus sinensis linkage group LG11, ASM634580v1, whole genome shotgun sequence genomic window carries:
- the LOC115217208 gene encoding olfactory receptor 1444-like has protein sequence MSSYTNLADDTENNITIEELNRQQVLIRLPFTIFLALTMTIGFVGNILTIYVYGFRLKFSPTYFFVVMLAFVDLIICACVIPARIVQNIYPLMTTWDILCKYHLCLAIFTGFCTCGFLLAIATDRYRKVCQPLKTQINVKAAKIISVCIFIFCATQGSIAPLYYGSIKKPTNYPGIYSYSCSANNYKKPNYYQLGFFAFYSLLAMVTFVILFILYIIILRHMKDWEKTKCVEQQQNSNGITNIRCPDNIQEKWLNVPEIIDSNQLPSNLSTEDVELSNTKMSSKVSSDEISKVYTKSIAPLRAKLRKTNKERRATEHADRIKRTTITMMMITVIFIVTYLPGIGAMILSAVLKSLNTMSIPSSFFYWLARHSFYIGSCTNPIIYSWRNQNFMNEIIKMFSLKHK, from the coding sequence ATGTCATCATATACGAATTTAGCAGACGATACGGAGAATAATATCACCATCGAAGAACTCAACAGACAACAAGTTTTGATAAGACTTCCGTTTACTATTTTTCTTGCATTAACAATGACCATTGGTTTCGTTGGAAACATTTTAACTATTTACGTTTATGGATTTCGTTTGAAATTTTCACCAACTTATTTCTTTGTCGTGATGCTGGCTTTCGTTGATTTGATCATATGTGCCTGTGTTATACCAGCTCGTATTGTCCAAAACATTTACCCTTTGATGACAACCTGGGATATATTGTGCAAGTACCATTTGTGTTTAGCAATATTCACAGGATTTTGTACCTGTGGTTTTCTACTGGCCATTGCAACGGATAGATACAGAAAAGTATGCCAACCACTGAAGACTCAAATAAATGTGAAAGCTGCGAAAATCATCTCagtctgtatttttattttctgtgcaACACAGGGAAGTATTGCTCCTCTTTATTATGGAAGTATTAAGAAACCAACTAATTATCCTGGTATCTACAGCTATTCCTGCTCAGCAAATAACTACAAGAAGCCTAACTATTATCAACTTGGATTCTTTGCCTTCTACAGTCTCTTAGCAATGGTTacgtttgttattctctttattctGTACATCATAATTCTTCGACATATGAAGGATTGGGAGAAAACAAAATGTGtcgaacaacaacaaaatagcaaTGGTATTACAAACATCCGCTGTCCCGATAATATTCAAGAAAAGTGGCTTAATGTACCAGAAATTATTGATTCTAATCAATTACCTTCGAATCTTTCTACAGAAGACGTGGAATTGTCTAAtaccaaaatgtcatcaaaagtTTCCTCAGATGAAATATCAAAGGTATATACGAAAAGTATTGCGCCTCTTAGGGCTAAACTACGGAAAACGAACAAAGAAAGACGAGCAACCGAACACGCCGACAGGATAAAGCGTACcactataacgatgatgatgattactgtaATCTTTATAGTGACTTATTTGCCTGGCATTGGTGCCATGATATTAAGTGCAGTTTTGAAGTCATTAAACACGATGTCGATACCATCGTCATTCTTCTATTGGTTAGCACGACATAGTTTTTACATCGGTTCTTGCACAAATCCCATTATCTACAGCTGGAGGAACCAGAATTTTATGAacgaaattataaaaatgttcagtctaaaacataaataa